The following proteins come from a genomic window of bacterium:
- a CDS encoding metallopeptidase family protein, protein MKIPKEEFEKIVAEKLETLPDIIKQRLENLEFFVEERTSPELLGLYNGIPFPKRKNPGYSLVMPDKIILFKESIERGCKTKEELERRIEKVLYHEIGHYLGLDEKELRELHL, encoded by the coding sequence ATGAAGATACCAAAGGAAGAATTTGAAAAAATAGTAGCAGAGAAACTTGAGACATTGCCGGACATAATTAAACAACGGCTTGAAAATTTAGAATTCTTTGTTGAAGAAAGAACTTCACCAGAACTATTGGGGTTATATAACGGCATCCCTTTTCCTAAAAGAAAAAATCCTGGATACTCACTTGTTATGCCTGATAAAATCATACTCTTTAAAGAAAGTATAGAAAGGGGATGTAAAACTAAGGAAGAACTGGAAAGAAGGATTGAAAAGGTACTTTACCATGAAATTGGACACTACCTGGGACTTGATGAGAAAGAATTAAGAGAACTACATCTATAA
- a CDS encoding aminotransferase class IV, translating into MRTFYILDKKKVKEESITIPYLKRGFLYGDGIFETLRAKGSKIFMWHQHIRRLKKGAMVCGLEIPDDIDSMKEEIEKLLKKHRIKDAYIRINLWRKNPESFDPAGEKEAHILVMVRRYHPYPEKFYREGIRCIISKNYFRNEKSSLVYIKSLNYLENILARMEARREKCDDAILLNTSEYLACAAVSNLFFVKKERIYTPSLECGILKGTVRDMVFNICKRYGIKTEEGKFYPEELKDADEVFLTNTLMCLMPVKEIKGIFESKGFKISSFLREELEKL; encoded by the coding sequence ATGAGGACATTTTACATACTTGATAAAAAGAAGGTTAAGGAAGAAAGTATAACAATTCCTTATCTCAAAAGGGGCTTTCTATACGGAGACGGTATATTTGAAACACTCCGTGCAAAAGGAAGCAAGATTTTTATGTGGCACCAGCACATAAGACGACTGAAGAAAGGTGCTATGGTATGTGGACTGGAGATTCCTGATGATATAGATAGTATGAAAGAGGAGATTGAAAAACTTCTTAAAAAACACAGGATAAAAGATGCATATATCAGGATAAATCTTTGGAGGAAAAATCCTGAGAGTTTTGACCCAGCAGGAGAAAAGGAAGCACACATTCTTGTTATGGTGAGAAGATACCATCCATATCCGGAGAAATTTTACAGGGAGGGTATAAGGTGTATTATAAGCAAAAATTATTTTAGAAATGAAAAGTCCTCTCTGGTATATATAAAATCCCTCAACTACCTTGAAAACATACTTGCGAGGATGGAGGCAAGAAGAGAGAAGTGTGATGATGCTATACTTCTGAATACCTCTGAATATCTTGCCTGTGCTGCTGTATCAAATCTATTTTTTGTAAAAAAAGAGAGGATATATACACCTTCCTTAGAGTGCGGAATACTGAAAGGGACAGTAAGAGATATGGTTTTCAATATATGTAAAAGATATGGAATAAAAACAGAGGAAGGTAAGTTCTATCCAGAGGAATTAAAAGATGCAGATGAGGTGTTTCTTACAAATACCCTTATGTGTCTTATGCCTGTTAAAGAAATAAAAGGGATATTTGAAAGCAAGGGATTCAAAATCTCATCTTTTTTAAGAGAAGAGTTAGAAAAATTATAG
- the pabB gene encoding aminodeoxychorismate synthase component I, translated as MNLLIERHPFVLPEKLFLALKDRRYFIWLDTVLKNRDNRYSVIAFEPFLIFRSKKDRITIETENNKKAYSGSPFDYLEELLKKYSFQCSTFFSPGAFGYFSYDLGWQIEKLPDIAKDDLGIPDICLGFYDTVLVIDHKEPSLYIISANLQREKEKLFRDLFVAKNNLIKKISKNSYKIENSPVEIKNVFSNMSYDGYVKAIERIKDYIASGDVYQINFAQRIEAEGIFPPETIYRRIRKVNPTSFSGYFNGGDFYLLSNSPELFLKKEGMNVFTKPMKGTRPRGKTKEEDDRYRKELLNSIKDKAELLMIVDMERNDLGKVCRYGSVSVKTLRQIERYRTVFQATSLIEGVMEKNKSVVDLLKATFPGGSITGAPKVRAMEIIEALEPHKRAFYTGSMGYIGFNGNAELNILIRTILLKEDKLYYPVGGGIVWDSSPSSEYEETLTKAKALFLTLGGDYEDILHT; from the coding sequence ATGAACCTTTTAATAGAAAGACATCCCTTTGTTTTACCTGAAAAACTCTTCCTTGCGCTGAAAGATAGAAGATATTTTATATGGCTTGATACAGTTCTTAAAAACAGAGATAACAGATATTCAGTGATTGCTTTTGAACCATTTCTTATATTCAGAAGTAAAAAAGACAGAATAACTATTGAAACAGAAAACAATAAGAAAGCATATTCAGGAAGTCCTTTTGACTATCTTGAAGAATTGTTGAAAAAGTATTCTTTTCAATGTAGCACATTCTTTTCTCCAGGGGCTTTTGGTTATTTTTCCTATGACCTCGGATGGCAGATAGAAAAACTTCCGGATATAGCAAAGGACGACCTTGGTATACCTGACATCTGCCTCGGTTTTTACGATACAGTACTTGTTATAGACCATAAAGAACCTTCTCTCTACATAATATCTGCAAATCTACAGAGAGAAAAAGAAAAACTATTCAGGGACTTATTTGTTGCAAAAAATAATCTTATAAAAAAAATATCTAAAAATTCTTATAAGATTGAAAACAGTCCTGTAGAGATAAAAAATGTTTTTTCAAATATGAGTTATGATGGGTATGTAAAAGCAATAGAAAGAATAAAGGACTATATAGCCAGCGGTGATGTTTATCAGATAAACTTTGCTCAACGGATAGAGGCAGAGGGTATTTTTCCACCGGAGACAATATATAGAAGGATAAGGAAGGTTAATCCAACCTCTTTTTCTGGATACTTTAATGGTGGGGACTTTTATCTCCTTTCAAACTCACCTGAACTTTTCCTGAAAAAAGAAGGGATGAATGTTTTTACAAAGCCAATGAAAGGTACAAGACCACGAGGGAAAACAAAAGAAGAAGATGATAGATACAGAAAAGAACTTTTAAACTCAATAAAGGATAAGGCAGAACTTTTAATGATTGTGGATATGGAAAGAAATGATTTAGGAAAGGTTTGTAGATATGGCTCTGTTAGTGTAAAAACATTAAGACAGATAGAGAGATACAGAACAGTGTTCCAGGCAACCTCCTTAATAGAAGGAGTGATGGAAAAAAATAAAAGTGTTGTTGATTTATTGAAAGCAACCTTTCCCGGTGGTTCAATCACAGGTGCTCCTAAGGTAAGGGCAATGGAGATTATTGAAGCACTTGAACCACATAAAAGGGCATTCTATACCGGCAGTATGGGATATATTGGATTTAACGGAAATGCAGAACTCAATATCCTTATAAGAACAATACTTCTGAAGGAAGACAAACTTTATTATCCTGTGGGTGGTGGTATTGTATGGGATAGCAGTCCTTCTTCAGAATACGAGGAGACACTTACAAAGGCAAAGGCACTTTTTCTTACACTGGGAGGCGATTATGAGGACATTTTACATACTTGA
- the rpiB gene encoding ribose 5-phosphate isomerase B encodes MRIGIGSDHAGFELKEFLKGELKKEGYEVFDYGTKIKKSVDYPDFAEKLAKGIQNKDIEMGILVCGTGIGMSIIANKFKGIRAARCCTIQDAVLARQHNNANVLTLGGRLLGNELAIEITKAFLETPFLKGRHLRRVNKIKKIEV; translated from the coding sequence ATGAGAATAGGGATAGGAAGTGACCATGCAGGGTTTGAACTGAAGGAGTTTTTGAAGGGAGAACTGAAAAAGGAAGGATATGAGGTGTTTGACTACGGGACTAAAATCAAAAAATCCGTGGACTATCCTGACTTTGCTGAAAAACTTGCAAAAGGAATCCAGAATAAAGATATTGAGATGGGAATACTGGTATGTGGAACAGGTATAGGTATGAGTATTATCGCAAATAAGTTTAAAGGAATCCGTGCTGCGAGATGTTGTACCATACAGGATGCAGTTCTTGCAAGACAGCATAACAATGCTAATGTCCTTACACTCGGTGGAAGATTACTGGGTAATGAACTTGCCATTGAGATTACAAAAGCATTCCTTGAAACACCATTCCTGAAAGGAAGACATTTACGAAGGGTCAACAAAATAAAAAAGATAGAGGTATGA
- a CDS encoding L-threonylcarbamoyladenylate synthase, with amino-acid sequence MRVRVMETIVVSPHREAEIISKVENILKKGGVAIVPTDTVYGLICDGLNNKAKERIYEIKGRPEDKPLIGFVDKIEKIKNFAEVPPEKEKILKDNWPGAKTYILKATQEIYLITAKTGKIAFRIPAYDFIIKLSKNFYIIASTSANFSGDKAPASIEEMPYRLKEMVDVIIDGGKVKGIPSEIWDISGEEPVRIR; translated from the coding sequence ATGAGGGTGAGAGTAATGGAAACAATAGTTGTGTCTCCACACAGAGAAGCAGAAATCATTTCTAAAGTAGAAAATATTCTTAAAAAAGGTGGTGTTGCTATAGTTCCCACAGATACTGTTTATGGTCTGATATGCGATGGGCTCAATAATAAGGCAAAGGAAAGGATATATGAGATAAAGGGAAGACCTGAAGATAAACCCCTTATTGGCTTTGTGGATAAGATAGAGAAAATTAAAAATTTTGCAGAAGTTCCTCCTGAAAAAGAAAAAATACTTAAAGACAACTGGCCTGGAGCAAAGACATACATACTTAAAGCGACACAGGAGATATATCTTATAACAGCAAAGACAGGAAAGATTGCCTTCAGAATCCCTGCATATGACTTCATTATCAAACTTTCTAAGAACTTTTATATAATTGCATCCACAAGTGCAAACTTTTCAGGAGATAAAGCCCCTGCATCTATAGAAGAGATGCCTTATAGGTTAAAGGAAATGGTAGATGTTATAATAGACGGAGGTAAGGTAAAAGGTATCCCATCTGAGATCTGGGATATAAGTGGTGAAGAACCGGTTAGAATACGTTAG
- a CDS encoding sulfide/dihydroorotate dehydrogenase-like FAD/NAD-binding protein, with protein MNRIVKKDVLGEKIKKIEVEVPLIAEKALPGQFIILRVDEKGERIPLTIAGKDTKKGTITLIFQEAGTTTTKLGLLNEGDSILNLVGPLGNPVDIEEYGNVCIVVGGVGAAFVYWMAKAFKERGNYIITIMGARSEKLLILEEQMREISDELLIATDDGSKGTKGFTTDVLESVINSGKKIDYVLTAGPIVMMKKVSEITKRYNIKTVASLNPIMIDGTGMCGGCRVTVDGKVKFACVDGPDFDAHLVDFDELLKRTYLYKPYEEESLKQFLHKCKIGFDT; from the coding sequence ATGAACAGGATTGTGAAAAAAGATGTCCTTGGAGAAAAGATAAAGAAGATAGAGGTAGAGGTACCTTTGATAGCAGAAAAAGCATTGCCGGGACAGTTTATTATTCTACGTGTGGATGAAAAAGGAGAGAGGATTCCGCTTACCATAGCAGGGAAAGATACTAAAAAAGGGACGATTACTCTTATATTTCAGGAAGCAGGTACAACAACAACAAAACTCGGATTGCTCAATGAGGGTGATTCTATACTTAATCTTGTAGGACCGCTCGGTAATCCAGTGGATATAGAGGAATATGGAAATGTGTGTATTGTAGTTGGTGGAGTGGGTGCTGCTTTTGTTTACTGGATGGCAAAGGCATTCAAAGAAAGAGGGAATTATATCATCACCATAATGGGAGCAAGGAGTGAAAAACTTCTTATACTTGAAGAGCAGATGAGGGAAATAAGTGATGAACTACTTATTGCCACAGATGATGGAAGCAAAGGAACAAAGGGATTTACAACAGATGTTTTAGAAAGTGTTATCAATTCAGGGAAGAAGATTGACTATGTATTAACGGCAGGTCCTATTGTTATGATGAAGAAGGTAAGCGAGATAACTAAAAGATATAATATAAAAACCGTGGCAAGTTTAAACCCCATAATGATTGATGGTACAGGTATGTGTGGTGGTTGCAGGGTAACTGTTGATGGTAAGGTAAAGTTTGCCTGTGTTGATGGACCTGATTTTGATGCGCATCTTGTTGACTTTGATGAACTACTTAAAAGGACATACCTTTATAAGCCGTACGAAGAAGAGTCCCTGAAACAGTTCCTGCATAAGTGTAAGATAGGGTTTGATACATAG
- a CDS encoding orotidine 5'-phosphate decarboxylase, with the protein MKEEFPIIQLALDFTELKRALKVAREAVSAGIRCLEAGTPLIKAEGLSAVRILKKEFPECRIVADMKVMDTGRLEAEMAFKSGADTVVVMGNAADSTIQEAVEASLNYGGKVMVDLLGDSATVKRAKDVEKLGIHYIGIHIPIDKQMKGEISFQFLKEITSDLKIPVALVGGINSENAVEAIKAGADILIVGGAITKAEDVKKAVNVIKEAIEKKKSIRTELYKRTISVKEAKKIFMKVSTANISDALHRGGWIKDVFPVYQHMPKMVGKTVTVRTYPGDWAKPVEAIDIAEEGDIIVIDAGGVGPACWGELATNSCIMKKVAGVVIYGGVRDVEEIKKMKLPVFAKVICPEAGEPRGFGEINVPIRISGYTVKPGDWIVGDSDGVVVIPSEKVVEIANRAMDVLERENRIRKEIKDGGTLSSVMELLKWEKPK; encoded by the coding sequence ATGAAAGAAGAATTTCCCATCATTCAGTTAGCCCTTGATTTCACAGAACTAAAAAGGGCATTAAAGGTTGCGAGAGAAGCGGTCTCTGCAGGTATAAGGTGTCTGGAAGCAGGTACCCCTTTGATAAAAGCAGAAGGGCTGTCAGCCGTAAGGATATTAAAGAAGGAATTTCCAGAGTGTAGAATAGTAGCAGATATGAAGGTTATGGATACAGGACGATTGGAAGCAGAGATGGCTTTTAAATCAGGAGCAGATACTGTAGTTGTGATGGGAAATGCCGCTGATAGCACTATACAGGAAGCAGTAGAAGCATCTTTAAATTATGGTGGTAAGGTGATGGTGGACCTGCTTGGAGATTCTGCAACAGTGAAGAGGGCAAAAGACGTAGAAAAATTAGGTATTCATTATATAGGTATTCATATTCCAATAGACAAACAGATGAAAGGGGAGATATCTTTTCAATTTCTGAAGGAAATAACATCTGATCTTAAAATTCCTGTGGCTCTTGTAGGAGGGATAAACTCTGAGAATGCTGTTGAAGCAATAAAAGCAGGTGCAGATATTCTTATTGTGGGAGGTGCCATAACAAAAGCAGAGGATGTGAAGAAAGCAGTGAATGTAATAAAGGAAGCAATAGAAAAGAAAAAAAGTATAAGGACAGAACTTTATAAAAGAACTATTTCTGTTAAAGAAGCGAAAAAGATATTTATGAAGGTCTCAACAGCAAATATCTCCGATGCCCTGCATAGAGGGGGCTGGATTAAGGATGTATTCCCTGTGTATCAGCATATGCCCAAAATGGTGGGGAAAACCGTTACTGTAAGGACATATCCAGGGGACTGGGCAAAGCCAGTTGAAGCAATAGATATAGCAGAAGAAGGAGATATCATTGTCATAGATGCTGGTGGTGTTGGACCTGCCTGTTGGGGAGAACTTGCAACAAACAGTTGTATTATGAAAAAGGTGGCAGGTGTTGTCATATACGGAGGGGTAAGGGATGTAGAAGAGATAAAAAAGATGAAACTGCCTGTATTTGCAAAGGTTATCTGTCCTGAAGCAGGAGAACCGAGAGGATTTGGAGAGATAAATGTACCTATAAGGATATCCGGTTATACAGTGAAACCAGGGGACTGGATAGTCGGGGATAGTGATGGGGTGGTTGTTATACCATCAGAAAAGGTTGTGGAAATAGCAAACAGGGCAATGGATGTACTTGAAAGAGAAAACAGAATAAGGAAAGAGATAAAGGATGGAGGAACTTTAAGCAGTGTAATGGAACTTCTAAAGTGGGAGAAACCTAAATGA
- a CDS encoding ATP-binding protein, with product MAGKEDYIEIEKKIGGLEYISDFIQQRSLDIKLGFKRTWELMLVVDEVCSNILSRSDSEGFLRVVWKADDNCVKIEIIDRGEPYNPLSPSPDEDEMSSLGAMGTYMIEKMVDKVEYQRIKDLNKVCILKYRRRTNNHKVTK from the coding sequence ATGGCAGGAAAAGAAGATTATATTGAGATTGAAAAAAAAATAGGTGGTCTTGAGTATATATCGGACTTCATACAACAGAGAAGTTTAGATATAAAGTTGGGATTTAAAAGAACATGGGAACTGATGCTTGTAGTGGATGAGGTCTGTTCCAATATCCTTTCCCGCTCTGACTCTGAAGGATTTCTGAGAGTTGTATGGAAAGCCGATGATAACTGTGTAAAGATTGAGATTATTGATAGAGGAGAACCATACAATCCTCTGTCTCCTTCTCCTGATGAGGATGAGATGAGTTCTCTCGGTGCAATGGGAACCTATATGATAGAGAAGATGGTTGATAAGGTGGAATACCAGAGGATAAAAGACCTTAATAAGGTCTGTATTTTAAAGTACAGAAGAAGGACTAATAACCATAAGGTTACAAAATAG
- a CDS encoding glycosyltransferase family 4 protein gives MKICHIITRLIVGGAQENTIFTVKGLVEKGHSVALVIGPDTGPEGSLIPEIERDRRIKLVIVKELIREINPVLDIICLIKLFIFFKKNRYDIVHTHSAKAGILGRIAAKIAHRSTVVIHTIHGPSFYDYQPFLQNFLYITAEKIASFFTDKFICVGEIMKERYLSAGIGNQSRYVVIYSGFDIKPYLEAEKSREESRRKLGIKENEKVIGMVGRLFYLKGQEYLIKAFADIVKEYPDVKLLLVGDGILRKQLEDYAREKGILSKVIFTGLVPPEEIPEYIAVMDILAHTSLREGLPKAVAQGFAGGRPVVAFDVDGAKELVINDKTGYLIPPKDIVMLREKLLFLLKNSEISYKMGNAGRKIVQELFPVEKMVDRIEKLYMELL, from the coding sequence ATGAAGATATGTCATATTATTACCCGCCTGATTGTTGGTGGTGCTCAGGAAAACACTATATTTACAGTAAAAGGGCTTGTGGAAAAGGGACACAGTGTTGCACTTGTAATCGGTCCTGATACAGGACCCGAAGGGTCTCTTATCCCCGAGATAGAAAGAGATAGAAGAATAAAACTCGTTATAGTAAAAGAACTGATAAGGGAGATTAACCCTGTTTTGGATATAATCTGCCTTATAAAACTATTTATCTTTTTTAAAAAAAACAGGTATGATATTGTCCACACACACAGTGCAAAGGCAGGGATTTTAGGACGGATTGCAGCAAAAATTGCACACAGAAGTACAGTTGTTATACATACAATACATGGTCCTTCCTTTTATGACTATCAGCCATTTTTACAGAACTTTCTGTATATAACAGCGGAAAAGATTGCCTCTTTTTTTACAGATAAATTTATATGTGTAGGAGAGATTATGAAAGAGAGGTATCTCAGTGCTGGAATAGGAAATCAGTCCCGATATGTAGTTATCTACAGCGGGTTTGATATAAAGCCATACCTTGAGGCAGAAAAAAGTAGAGAGGAAAGCAGGAGAAAATTAGGAATAAAAGAAAATGAAAAGGTAATAGGTATGGTAGGCAGGTTGTTTTATCTTAAAGGGCAGGAGTATCTTATAAAAGCATTTGCTGATATTGTAAAGGAATATCCCGATGTAAAACTTCTTCTTGTTGGAGATGGTATATTGCGGAAACAACTTGAGGACTATGCAAGAGAAAAAGGTATTCTGTCAAAGGTCATCTTTACAGGGCTGGTGCCACCTGAAGAAATCCCAGAATATATTGCAGTAATGGATATACTTGCCCATACCAGTTTGAGAGAAGGGCTTCCTAAGGCAGTAGCACAGGGATTTGCAGGTGGAAGACCTGTTGTTGCTTTTGATGTGGATGGAGCAAAAGAGCTGGTAATAAATGATAAAACAGGATATCTTATACCACCGAAAGATATAGTAATGTTGCGAGAGAAATTACTCTTTCTATTGAAAAATTCAGAGATTTCTTATAAAATGGGGAATGCTGGAAGGAAGATAGTCCAGGAACTTTTTCCTGTTGAAAAGATGGTGGACAGGATAGAAAAGTTATATATGGAGTTATTATAA
- a CDS encoding site-specific DNA-methyltransferase — protein sequence MTYGAVILNKEKIKEILSNIYALNDLNSIKRQVVYLKNVITNYKKDEEGILNIDTNGDTISLRRDVVASELDQILDTRTLERARYYIKRLEEGIQKVKTSKINDINLLRWKEYEEIITDSLWILDRRDTTGAHLGWYWGNFIPQIPHQMILRYTKKGEWVLDAFAGSGTTLIECRRLGRNGIGIELNPDVVEKANELIDKEQNKDKVISDIMTGDSRNIDMKAVLMKYKIEQVQLLIMHPPYHDIIKFSKDARDLSNAKNTKDFLEMFGEVVDNITPYLEKDRYFVLVIGDKYSKGEWIPLGFYCMNEVLKRGYLLKSIIVKNFEETRGKRNQKELWRYRALVGGFYVFKHEYIMLFKKRRGQDRGDKNL from the coding sequence ATGACTTATGGAGCGGTGATATTAAATAAAGAAAAAATTAAAGAGATTTTATCAAATATATATGCCCTAAATGACTTGAATTCCATAAAAAGACAAGTGGTTTACTTAAAAAATGTTATAACAAATTATAAAAAAGATGAAGAAGGCATATTAAATATTGATACAAATGGAGATACAATCTCTTTAAGAAGAGATGTTGTTGCTTCTGAATTAGACCAGATTTTGGATACACGAACACTTGAAAGAGCAAGATATTACATTAAAAGGTTGGAAGAAGGAATTCAAAAGGTTAAGACAAGCAAGATTAATGACATAAATCTTTTAAGGTGGAAAGAATATGAGGAGATTATTACAGATAGTTTATGGATACTGGATAGAAGAGATACAACTGGGGCACATTTAGGCTGGTACTGGGGTAATTTTATTCCTCAGATTCCACACCAAATGATATTAAGGTATACAAAGAAAGGAGAATGGGTACTGGATGCATTTGCTGGTAGTGGAACAACTTTAATTGAATGCAGAAGATTGGGGAGAAATGGCATAGGAATAGAATTAAATCCAGATGTAGTAGAAAAAGCAAACGAATTGATTGATAAGGAACAGAATAAAGATAAGGTTATATCAGATATAATGACAGGGGATAGTAGAAACATTGATATGAAAGCAGTGTTAATGAAGTATAAAATAGAGCAGGTACAACTTCTTATTATGCACCCACCTTACCATGACATTATTAAATTTTCTAAAGATGCAAGAGACCTTTCAAATGCGAAAAACACAAAGGATTTTTTAGAAATGTTTGGAGAAGTAGTAGATAATATAACTCCTTATTTAGAAAAAGATAGGTATTTTGTTTTAGTTATAGGAGATAAATATTCAAAGGGAGAATGGATACCATTGGGATTTTACTGTATGAATGAGGTTTTGAAAAGAGGATATCTGTTGAAAAGTATCATTGTTAAAAATTTTGAAGAGACAAGAGGAAAGAGGAATCAAAAGGAACTCTGGAGATACAGGGCACTAGTTGGTGGTTTCTATGTTTTTAAGCATGAGTATATAATGCTGTTTAAAAAGAGGAGAGGACAGGATAGAGGAGATAAAAATTTGTGA
- a CDS encoding anaerobic ribonucleoside-triphosphate reductase activating protein: protein MKIGALHKTSLIEFPGCISCIIFIQGCNFRCPYCHNPELVLPEKFVPPLSTSEVMDFLIKRRKYLEGVVITGGEPCSDNDLIPFIKILKEMGYAIKIDTNGSFPDVLEKIFKENIVDYIAMDVKGPPEKYSKIAGVEVDMGKIKDSIFLIMKGKVPYEFRTTVVKEMLDIDDFEGIGKLIQGAELFYLQHFRPSKAVDPVALSYHTYSDTEFEEIRRIMLKYVKRCEVR, encoded by the coding sequence ATGAAGATAGGAGCACTTCATAAAACATCCCTTATTGAATTTCCGGGATGTATCAGTTGTATAATATTTATTCAGGGATGTAATTTCAGATGTCCTTACTGCCACAATCCAGAATTAGTCCTTCCTGAGAAGTTTGTTCCTCCTCTTTCCACTTCAGAAGTGATGGATTTTCTTATAAAAAGGAGAAAGTATCTTGAAGGGGTTGTTATCACAGGGGGAGAACCATGTTCTGATAATGACCTCATCCCTTTTATCAAAATACTGAAAGAGATGGGATATGCAATAAAGATAGATACCAACGGGAGTTTCCCAGACGTATTAGAGAAGATATTTAAAGAAAACATTGTGGATTATATAGCAATGGATGTGAAAGGACCACCTGAAAAGTACAGTAAGATTGCAGGTGTAGAAGTGGATATGGGAAAAATAAAGGATAGCATTTTTTTGATTATGAAGGGAAAGGTACCCTATGAGTTCAGAACAACAGTGGTAAAGGAGATGCTTGATATAGATGATTTTGAAGGCATAGGAAAACTTATACAAGGGGCAGAACTTTTCTATCTGCAGCATTTCAGACCTTCAAAGGCAGTTGACCCTGTTGCTCTTTCTTATCACACATATTCAGATACAGAGTTTGAAGAGATAAGGAGAATTATGCTAAAGTATGTAAAAAGATGTGAAGTGAGATAA